One Microbacterium keratanolyticum DNA window includes the following coding sequences:
- a CDS encoding ABC transporter substrate-binding protein: protein MSRRQTLKRSLGLFAAIAVAGATVGCGTQLREPEAGGEAATITYWSAWNEGEAQQKIFETVREAFTAETGIEIEVEYLGRQVTTTLVNALGTGTGPDLFDAGSRNLRDYEQRGFLADMSDLMKTTIPGEDNTVEESFSAAVLSAASGEKGVGILPTYVNSNAIWFNAAAHPEIDKNPPETWEEFIAVLDAEKAAGRVPLGADGTVPGYNVFWFYQFMMQTSGPGSLRALAEDAANWDASEVLQSAQMVQQIVDGGYLQADYMGTKYPDAQNRWAQNEYSFILGGSYLEGETRAQQASGFTARTILFPTVDGNERTMEATASGLAANADSKNLDAVKQFLAFAAKKEYQELYSTEAGFIAARQDVTPPETLETLVDAIADATSTTQTYDLAGALHSAWWNDVLLPLNDQLFSGAIDAEQFVALGKEQTAAHISANG from the coding sequence GTGAGCAGGAGACAGACGCTCAAGCGATCACTCGGGCTGTTCGCGGCGATTGCCGTCGCCGGCGCCACGGTCGGCTGCGGTACGCAGCTGAGAGAGCCGGAAGCCGGCGGAGAAGCAGCGACTATCACGTACTGGTCCGCATGGAACGAAGGCGAAGCCCAGCAGAAGATCTTTGAGACCGTACGCGAAGCGTTCACGGCGGAGACGGGGATCGAGATCGAGGTCGAGTATCTCGGGCGTCAGGTCACGACGACGCTCGTGAACGCGCTCGGCACAGGAACGGGACCCGACCTCTTCGATGCGGGGAGCCGCAACCTCCGCGACTACGAGCAGCGAGGATTCCTCGCCGACATGTCCGATCTGATGAAGACCACGATCCCCGGCGAGGACAACACCGTGGAGGAGAGCTTCTCCGCTGCAGTTCTCTCAGCGGCATCCGGTGAGAAGGGTGTCGGCATTCTTCCCACCTACGTCAACTCGAACGCGATCTGGTTCAACGCAGCCGCACACCCGGAAATCGACAAGAACCCTCCCGAGACGTGGGAGGAGTTCATTGCCGTGCTGGACGCGGAAAAGGCCGCAGGGCGCGTCCCGCTCGGAGCCGACGGAACTGTCCCCGGCTACAACGTGTTCTGGTTCTACCAGTTCATGATGCAGACGAGTGGTCCCGGCTCGTTGCGCGCGCTCGCGGAGGACGCGGCGAACTGGGACGCCTCGGAAGTTCTGCAGTCGGCTCAGATGGTTCAGCAGATCGTCGATGGCGGCTACCTGCAGGCGGACTATATGGGAACGAAGTACCCCGACGCGCAGAACCGCTGGGCCCAGAACGAGTACTCCTTCATTCTCGGCGGCTCGTACCTCGAGGGTGAGACACGAGCGCAGCAGGCATCCGGATTCACGGCGCGCACGATCCTGTTCCCGACAGTGGATGGCAACGAACGCACGATGGAAGCGACAGCAAGCGGACTGGCTGCCAACGCTGACAGCAAGAACCTGGATGCAGTGAAGCAGTTCCTGGCGTTCGCCGCGAAGAAGGAGTATCAGGAGTTGTACTCGACGGAGGCCGGGTTCATCGCTGCACGACAGGATGTCACCCCTCCGGAGACCCTGGAGACTCTGGTCGATGCGATCGCTGACGCGACCTCGACGACACAGACGTATGACCTTGCAGGTGCACTGCACTCGGCCTGGTGGAACGATGTGCTGCTGCCGCTGAACGACCAGCTGTTCTCCGGCGCGATCGACGCTGAGCAGTTCGTCGCCCTCGGCAAGGAGCAGACCGCCGCTCACATCTCGGCGAACGGCTGA
- a CDS encoding metallophosphoesterase family protein, translating to MSRENGRLTVLHLSDVHATDGALLYDAVDGTARLRSVADYVRQAGATPEAILVTGDLVQRGNASAYPMVRDAFAALEDAVGVPVLTIIGNHDDPDAARILAGHENGHARTVLLDALRFVLLDSSSGALGEEQLAWLRAELAEPHGEGTVIAVHHPPLGSPLPTLAKAGLRDADALLDVLEGSDVRAVLSGHFHHPLAATVRSIPVFVGPSLAYHQVMDAGPDHVSGHDRAMFSLVHLLPEAVTSTSVSLESPSPLFLSPVTR from the coding sequence ATGAGCCGCGAGAACGGGCGCCTCACGGTCCTGCATCTGAGCGACGTGCACGCCACCGACGGTGCGCTGCTCTACGACGCGGTCGATGGCACGGCGCGGCTGCGATCCGTCGCGGACTACGTGCGGCAGGCGGGCGCCACTCCCGAGGCGATCCTCGTGACGGGCGATCTCGTGCAGCGCGGGAACGCGAGTGCCTACCCCATGGTGCGCGATGCGTTCGCCGCACTCGAAGACGCCGTCGGTGTTCCGGTGCTCACGATCATCGGCAATCACGATGACCCGGATGCGGCGCGCATCCTCGCCGGTCATGAGAACGGCCACGCACGCACCGTCCTGCTCGACGCGCTCCGTTTCGTGCTGCTCGACTCGTCGAGCGGCGCGCTCGGCGAGGAGCAGCTCGCATGGCTGCGCGCAGAGCTCGCCGAACCGCACGGAGAAGGAACCGTCATCGCCGTGCACCATCCGCCGCTGGGATCGCCCCTGCCGACGCTCGCGAAGGCGGGACTGCGCGACGCGGATGCCCTCCTCGACGTCCTCGAAGGCAGCGACGTGCGCGCTGTACTGTCCGGGCACTTCCATCACCCGCTCGCGGCGACGGTGCGCAGCATCCCGGTCTTCGTCGGCCCTTCGCTCGCCTACCACCAGGTGATGGACGCGGGCCCCGATCACGTCAGCGGCCACGACCGCGCGATGTTCTCGCTCGTGCACCTGCTGCCCGAGGCCGTGACGAGCACGAGCGTCAGCCTCGAATCCCCCTCGCCTCTGTTCTTGTCTCCCGTCACCCGCTGA
- a CDS encoding hydroxyacid dehydrogenase, with translation MVIIDAPVELADELFVHGVLDTLQTRAHVVHSVDRLEQIDEHLRARAEVLITSWGTQLIDVEVLQSMPALRAIVHTGGTIRSFVHPDVIAAGIVVSTQAEENAKIVAEYTLAMVVASLKGIFATARRYRHEKGALNRWPLLQTLGVTGKTIGIIGASRVGQAVIALLRRYDVEVVLYDPYVDDATALELGVRKVDLCELMRASDVVSLHAPATAETAGMITREHLLSMKPTATFINTARGSLVDQAALLDVLAEGNVTAVLDVTDPMVLDAEDALWDLDTVLLTPHIAGAVGSDLRLLGAGAVAEALRVLDRAPLHYAVLASDLPRLA, from the coding sequence GTGGTCATCATCGATGCGCCCGTTGAGCTGGCCGATGAGCTCTTCGTTCACGGCGTCCTCGACACTCTGCAGACCCGGGCACACGTGGTGCACAGCGTGGATCGTCTCGAGCAGATCGACGAGCACCTGCGAGCACGCGCAGAAGTGCTCATCACGAGCTGGGGCACGCAGCTGATCGACGTCGAGGTCCTCCAGTCGATGCCAGCCCTGCGAGCGATCGTGCACACGGGCGGAACGATCCGATCGTTCGTGCACCCCGACGTGATCGCGGCGGGCATCGTCGTGTCGACGCAGGCGGAGGAGAACGCCAAGATCGTGGCGGAGTACACGCTCGCGATGGTGGTCGCGAGCCTGAAGGGCATCTTCGCCACCGCTCGGCGCTATCGGCACGAGAAGGGTGCGCTGAACCGATGGCCGCTGCTGCAGACGCTCGGTGTCACCGGCAAGACGATCGGCATCATCGGAGCCTCCCGCGTCGGTCAGGCCGTCATCGCACTCCTGCGTCGCTATGACGTCGAGGTCGTCCTCTACGATCCGTATGTCGACGACGCGACCGCCCTGGAGCTCGGGGTCAGAAAAGTCGACCTGTGCGAATTGATGCGAGCGAGTGATGTTGTGTCACTGCATGCACCCGCAACGGCGGAGACGGCAGGCATGATCACTCGGGAGCACCTGCTGTCGATGAAGCCGACGGCCACCTTCATCAACACTGCGCGGGGCAGCCTTGTGGATCAGGCTGCGTTGCTCGATGTACTGGCCGAGGGCAACGTGACAGCCGTGCTCGACGTCACCGACCCGATGGTCCTCGACGCGGAGGACGCGCTCTGGGACCTGGACACCGTGCTTCTGACGCCGCATATCGCCGGCGCCGTGGGCAGCGATCTGCGCCTGCTGGGAGCTGGAGCCGTTGCAGAAGCTCTGCGCGTCCTCGATCGCGCCCCCCTTCACTACGCCGTGCTGGCGTCTGACCTGCCCCGCCTCGCCTAG
- a CDS encoding GntR family transcriptional regulator translates to MPEPRALKFEALASDLRRAITAGTWPLGSRLPTEQQFVESTGYSLSTVRRAIDILTEEGVVERRQGSGMYVEGLPRRKRGSLTIGVLIPDTSLYFPRVLQGIEAGLSESPASLTLATYGYDAEVEKTALQKLLDSGVDGLLITPLVSETAKPDSFLERLEAIPVPTVLVERRLHALDHFDPTEFVCSNHEGGVLRAVTHLHSMGHRRIALCTRIESAPAGAIRRGYDEAPRYLDALETLVISKSSQEWVRSHADGVLTELLAAGVTATVVFGDREATLLEIACQRRGIRVPEDLAIVSYDDELADVAPVPLTAVAPAKHRVGRMAANLLLARIAEGDQSPVQQISIIPRLVVRESCGAAKQSDD, encoded by the coding sequence ATGCCTGAACCGCGGGCGCTGAAGTTCGAGGCTCTCGCATCGGATCTGCGGCGGGCGATCACCGCGGGCACCTGGCCGCTGGGCAGCCGTCTACCCACGGAGCAGCAGTTCGTCGAATCGACGGGGTACTCACTGAGCACAGTACGACGTGCGATCGACATCCTCACCGAGGAGGGCGTCGTCGAGCGTCGGCAGGGATCGGGAATGTACGTCGAGGGGCTCCCGCGCCGCAAGCGGGGGTCCTTGACGATCGGCGTGCTCATCCCAGACACCAGCCTCTACTTTCCGCGTGTGCTGCAGGGGATCGAGGCGGGGCTGAGTGAGTCACCTGCCTCGCTCACTTTGGCGACATACGGATACGACGCCGAAGTCGAGAAGACGGCGCTGCAGAAGCTTCTCGACTCCGGTGTCGACGGGCTCCTGATCACGCCACTGGTTTCGGAGACGGCTAAGCCGGACTCGTTCTTGGAACGGCTTGAGGCGATCCCGGTTCCGACCGTTCTCGTCGAGCGCCGGCTTCACGCGCTCGATCATTTCGATCCCACGGAGTTCGTCTGCTCGAATCACGAGGGCGGCGTTCTGCGAGCGGTGACGCACCTGCACAGCATGGGGCACCGACGAATCGCTCTCTGCACGCGAATCGAATCGGCACCCGCCGGGGCGATCCGGCGAGGGTACGACGAGGCTCCGCGCTACCTTGATGCGCTGGAGACGCTGGTCATCAGCAAGAGCAGCCAGGAGTGGGTTCGCTCGCACGCGGACGGTGTGCTCACGGAGCTTCTTGCAGCCGGGGTGACTGCAACGGTCGTCTTCGGCGACCGAGAGGCGACGCTTCTCGAGATTGCCTGCCAGCGCCGGGGCATCCGAGTTCCAGAGGACCTGGCGATCGTGTCCTACGATGACGAGCTCGCGGATGTGGCCCCCGTGCCCCTCACGGCGGTCGCTCCCGCCAAGCATCGGGTGGGGAGGATGGCGGCGAATCTGCTTCTGGCGCGCATAGCCGAAGGGGATCAGTCGCCCGTGCAGCAGATCTCGATCATCCCGAGACTCGTGGTTCGGGAGTCCTGCGGTGCGGCGAAGCAGAGTGACGACTGA
- a CDS encoding carbohydrate ABC transporter permease has translation MNSVIDRPRAPRRPLGNVIVPKATRLALWVWVAFNIFMALWVGLTSLKSDEEIFSSPFGLPSSPDWDNFASAWTTSGFGGVTLNSIVVVSVSAAVTILLAAPAAYVLARSNRRWVSAMNTYTALCVALPVQTILVPLFVAKTEIYRFAVEIAFGWWDDRITLILIYIGTSLPFTIFLLTAAFKGLPTSLSEAAALDGATPARTFWSIMAPLAWPAVKSAFILNFLNMWNEALLVMVLITSPSQQTLPAALLRLYSTMQYTSNWGGLFAGMVIVVYPMILLYLWVGRRIMEGMTSGAVK, from the coding sequence GTGAACAGCGTGATCGATCGGCCGAGGGCGCCTCGGCGCCCGCTGGGGAACGTGATCGTTCCGAAGGCCACACGTCTGGCGCTGTGGGTGTGGGTTGCCTTCAACATCTTCATGGCTCTGTGGGTTGGGCTCACATCGCTGAAGTCGGATGAGGAGATCTTCTCCTCGCCGTTCGGACTGCCCAGCAGCCCGGACTGGGACAACTTCGCGAGCGCCTGGACCACCTCGGGCTTCGGCGGCGTGACGCTCAATTCCATCGTTGTCGTCAGCGTCTCCGCGGCGGTGACGATCCTCCTCGCGGCACCTGCCGCCTATGTGCTCGCTCGGAGCAATCGGCGCTGGGTGAGCGCGATGAACACCTACACCGCGCTGTGCGTCGCGCTGCCGGTGCAGACGATCCTCGTGCCTCTGTTCGTAGCGAAGACCGAGATCTATCGCTTCGCTGTCGAGATCGCCTTTGGCTGGTGGGACGACCGGATCACGCTGATTCTGATCTACATCGGCACGTCGCTTCCGTTCACGATCTTCCTGCTCACCGCCGCCTTCAAGGGGCTGCCGACCTCCCTCTCGGAGGCAGCAGCCCTCGACGGAGCGACGCCCGCCAGGACGTTCTGGAGCATCATGGCGCCCCTAGCCTGGCCAGCGGTCAAGAGCGCGTTCATCCTGAACTTCCTCAACATGTGGAACGAAGCGTTGCTTGTGATGGTGCTCATCACCTCTCCCAGTCAGCAGACGCTGCCGGCTGCTCTGCTTCGTCTGTATTCCACGATGCAGTACACCTCCAACTGGGGTGGTCTGTTCGCAGGAATGGTGATCGTCGTGTATCCGATGATCCTGCTCTACCTCTGGGTGGGGCGCCGCATCATGGAGGGAATGACGTCCGGTGCAGTCAAGTAA
- a CDS encoding FAD-dependent oxidoreductase, translating to MPIRTEPHSPAEREKLHTHRRDVDVDVAVIGGGLAGVAAAISASREGARVALIQNRPVLGGNSSSEVRVWVCGATATGHQRFARETGIIGELYLENEYRNPLGNPHLWDLLLLDTVKAEPNIQLLLNTHVSEVEREGSRIRAVYGEVLGAETEVRVQARMFIDASGDGTLAAAVGADILLGRESAQQFGETSAPDSADDLTLGSTLLFYTRDEGEPVPFVAPAFAIDIDQTPILRNRILRTGDNGADYWWIEWGGEIDVVADNERIRDELWGVIYGIWDHIKNSGEFPDAANLTLEWVGSIPGKREYRRVKGHTVMTQADIVEDVSKIDAIGFGGWSIDLHPPRGVYEPAPAARQTYPPGTYDIPFGVLYSPDIPNLLFAGRNVSATHVAFGSLRVMATCAVMGEAAGTAAAMCVEADLSPREVHVGRIDELQQRLIRADASMIGVREQSTDNRARDAVVTASSSLHWEDLPDPEEALALTSTLAMLVPAGQTGVAELFLSATEPTTLNYSIRTSESDRTYFPAEVLHSGSIDVASSAGAWVPLEVSADELVSDGRPWIVVLEPNPVLSWWHSADVVSGMIAMNLREDVSAESIDHHISDEDANEVVRWGIKAFNRRRFGVRFRGPISGYEPSQASSGLSRPFAGPNMWSSATLADAPEWVQLSWDAPVKAAEIRLVLNDDVNEYMNNLHYVRKPFRVIPELLADIDIEVRVDGQWSSVAKIRENRRRHVIVPIEPKMVDAVRIVALRTNGARRAQMCEVRVYEEQHAADA from the coding sequence ATGCCCATCCGTACCGAGCCCCACAGTCCCGCCGAACGGGAAAAGCTGCACACCCACAGGCGCGATGTCGACGTCGATGTCGCCGTGATCGGCGGTGGACTTGCAGGCGTCGCTGCAGCGATCAGCGCGTCGCGCGAGGGCGCGAGGGTGGCGCTGATCCAGAACCGGCCGGTTCTCGGTGGAAATTCGAGCAGCGAGGTTCGAGTCTGGGTGTGCGGTGCGACCGCGACCGGGCATCAGCGGTTCGCCCGAGAGACGGGGATCATCGGCGAGCTCTACCTGGAGAACGAGTACCGCAATCCGCTCGGAAACCCGCATCTGTGGGACCTGCTTCTGCTCGACACCGTCAAGGCAGAGCCGAACATCCAGCTCCTGCTCAACACGCACGTGTCCGAGGTGGAGCGCGAGGGGTCGCGTATTCGCGCGGTGTACGGCGAGGTGCTGGGCGCGGAGACCGAGGTGAGGGTGCAGGCGCGCATGTTCATCGATGCGTCGGGCGATGGCACGCTCGCCGCAGCTGTCGGTGCAGACATCCTGCTCGGGAGGGAGTCGGCGCAGCAGTTCGGCGAGACGAGCGCCCCGGATTCCGCCGATGATCTGACCCTCGGCAGCACACTGCTGTTCTACACGCGGGACGAGGGTGAGCCTGTTCCTTTCGTCGCGCCCGCGTTCGCGATCGATATCGACCAGACGCCCATTCTCCGTAACCGGATTCTCCGAACGGGTGACAACGGCGCCGACTACTGGTGGATCGAATGGGGCGGTGAGATCGATGTCGTCGCAGACAACGAGCGCATTCGCGACGAGCTCTGGGGAGTGATCTACGGGATCTGGGATCACATCAAGAACTCTGGCGAGTTCCCGGATGCCGCGAACCTCACGCTCGAATGGGTCGGCTCGATCCCCGGAAAGCGCGAGTATCGGCGCGTCAAGGGGCACACCGTCATGACGCAGGCGGACATCGTTGAGGATGTCTCGAAGATCGACGCCATCGGGTTCGGCGGCTGGTCGATCGATCTGCATCCGCCGCGCGGGGTGTACGAACCTGCGCCTGCGGCGCGACAGACCTACCCGCCTGGCACATATGACATCCCGTTCGGCGTGCTCTATTCGCCGGACATTCCGAACCTGCTCTTCGCCGGCCGCAACGTCAGCGCTACGCACGTGGCCTTCGGCTCTTTGCGCGTCATGGCGACGTGCGCAGTTATGGGAGAAGCGGCGGGAACGGCAGCCGCGATGTGTGTCGAGGCCGATCTGTCTCCGCGCGAGGTTCACGTGGGCCGCATTGACGAGCTGCAGCAACGGTTGATCCGCGCGGACGCGTCGATGATCGGAGTCCGTGAGCAGAGCACCGACAACCGTGCGCGGGACGCGGTCGTCACCGCGAGTTCTTCCCTTCACTGGGAAGATCTGCCGGACCCGGAAGAGGCGCTCGCGCTGACATCCACGTTGGCGATGCTGGTTCCTGCGGGACAGACCGGGGTAGCAGAGCTCTTCCTGTCTGCGACGGAACCCACGACCCTGAACTATTCGATCCGCACGTCAGAGAGTGATCGAACCTACTTCCCTGCAGAGGTTCTGCACTCCGGGAGCATCGATGTCGCGAGCAGTGCGGGAGCGTGGGTCCCGCTGGAGGTCTCCGCAGACGAGCTTGTTTCGGATGGGCGGCCGTGGATCGTCGTGCTCGAGCCCAATCCTGTGCTCTCATGGTGGCATTCTGCCGATGTCGTATCCGGCATGATTGCGATGAACCTTCGCGAGGATGTCAGCGCGGAGTCGATCGATCACCACATCTCCGATGAGGATGCGAACGAGGTGGTGCGCTGGGGGATCAAGGCGTTCAACCGTCGTCGGTTCGGCGTGCGCTTCCGAGGCCCGATCAGCGGCTATGAGCCCAGCCAGGCGAGCTCGGGGCTGTCGCGACCTTTCGCAGGCCCGAACATGTGGTCCTCAGCGACACTGGCGGATGCGCCCGAGTGGGTTCAGCTGAGTTGGGATGCGCCCGTCAAGGCCGCGGAGATCCGACTGGTCCTGAACGACGATGTCAACGAGTACATGAACAACCTGCACTACGTGCGCAAGCCGTTCCGTGTGATTCCCGAGCTTCTCGCGGACATCGACATCGAAGTCCGGGTGGACGGCCAGTGGAGCAGCGTCGCTAAGATTCGGGAGAACCGGCGCCGGCACGTCATCGTGCCCATCGAACCGAAGATGGTGGATGCCGTTCGAATTGTCGCCCTGCGCACCAACGGCGCTCGCCGGGCACAGATGTGCGAGGTTCGTGTCTATGAGGAGCAACATGCCGCGGATGCCTGA
- a CDS encoding M15 family metallopeptidase — protein MDGIQVLTLIGSVILALVALAALFLLPRISRPAGKGLLVLGVLVALGTAWTTGSQALTPAAQTGWALSTPSEAPRPADFVDARSLDKTIQVELRYATTNNFTGEKVDGYESSDVVILQEDAAAALAAVQEELAASNLGLLVYDAYRPTTAVEFFQAWSQNPDDSTKAEYYPTFEKPQLFELGYIADHSKHSLGGTVDLTIIDLTTGSPLDMGGPFDFFGERSHYDAEGLSAEQTENRALLREVMTAHGFEPYEMEWWHFTYPLTDAVAQSFPVR, from the coding sequence GTGGACGGTATCCAAGTTTTGACCCTCATCGGCAGCGTGATTCTCGCACTCGTCGCCCTCGCTGCCCTCTTCCTGCTGCCGCGCATCTCACGCCCGGCGGGGAAGGGACTTCTCGTGCTCGGCGTGCTCGTCGCGCTCGGCACCGCGTGGACCACCGGGTCGCAGGCGCTCACCCCTGCCGCGCAGACGGGCTGGGCGCTGTCCACACCGTCGGAGGCACCACGGCCAGCGGACTTCGTCGACGCCCGCAGCCTCGACAAGACGATCCAGGTGGAGCTGCGCTACGCCACGACGAACAACTTCACCGGCGAGAAGGTCGACGGCTACGAGAGTTCCGACGTCGTGATCCTGCAGGAGGATGCCGCCGCCGCCCTCGCCGCCGTGCAGGAGGAGCTCGCGGCCAGCAACCTCGGTCTTCTCGTGTATGACGCCTACCGCCCGACGACAGCCGTGGAGTTCTTCCAGGCCTGGTCGCAGAACCCGGACGACTCGACGAAGGCCGAGTACTACCCGACGTTCGAGAAGCCGCAGCTCTTCGAGCTCGGCTACATCGCCGACCACTCGAAGCACTCGCTGGGCGGCACGGTCGACCTCACGATCATCGACCTCACCACAGGATCACCACTCGACATGGGCGGCCCCTTCGACTTCTTCGGCGAGCGCTCGCACTACGACGCGGAGGGACTCAGCGCCGAGCAGACCGAGAACCGCGCACTCCTGCGCGAGGTCATGACGGCCCACGGCTTCGAGCCGTACGAGATGGAATGGTGGCACTTCACCTACCCGCTGACGGATGCGGTGGCGCAGAGCTTCCCGGTGCGCTGA
- a CDS encoding tyrosine-protein phosphatase gives MRTIEVEGLFNARAVDAGIPWLVRTGATENLTPAGVATLRQCGVGVIVDLREPFEQGPIGHDIPVHAVSIYGTNPPDTGRLEDIYEGLLRTRGAALADAVAVVADAQSAALVHCTAGKDRTGLVVALARLAAGATPAEVIDDYELSGAEVRPVRAAHAESIAAQSALDDRADILRLHLDSPREAIAHALAVIDEWGGASEYLKAHGLRDAQLAALRAKRERALESQPSFAGEARS, from the coding sequence ATGCGCACGATCGAAGTCGAAGGTCTCTTCAATGCGAGGGCCGTCGACGCAGGCATCCCGTGGCTTGTGCGCACGGGCGCGACCGAGAACCTGACCCCCGCAGGAGTGGCGACACTGCGCCAGTGCGGCGTGGGTGTCATCGTCGATCTGCGCGAGCCGTTCGAGCAGGGCCCGATCGGCCACGACATTCCCGTGCACGCCGTCTCGATCTACGGCACGAACCCGCCCGACACCGGCCGGCTGGAAGACATCTACGAAGGCCTGCTGCGCACCCGCGGTGCTGCTCTTGCCGACGCCGTCGCCGTTGTCGCCGACGCCCAGAGCGCGGCGCTCGTGCACTGCACGGCGGGCAAGGATCGCACCGGTCTCGTCGTCGCCCTCGCCCGGCTCGCGGCCGGAGCGACCCCCGCGGAGGTCATCGACGACTACGAACTCTCGGGAGCGGAGGTGCGCCCGGTGCGCGCTGCGCACGCCGAATCGATCGCAGCGCAGTCAGCGTTGGACGACCGTGCCGACATCCTCCGTCTGCACCTCGACAGCCCTCGTGAGGCCATTGCTCACGCGCTCGCCGTGATCGACGAGTGGGGAGGTGCGTCCGAGTACCTGAAGGCGCACGGTCTGCGCGACGCGCAGCTCGCCGCGCTGCGGGCCAAGCGTGAACGCGCTCTGGAATCTCAGCCGTCGTTCGCGGGCGAGGCGCGGTCATGA
- a CDS encoding carbohydrate ABC transporter permease, translated as MSDHNDVGRLALPFLAPAVIFMTVTLAIPSVFTLVVSFTSWSGPGDELSWVGLRNYVGLWSSNAFRTSFLNTFVMLVVGGLGVFLVVFASLIGLRAMRGAAFVRSAVFVPVIISPIAIGVAFGFLLNPNGGVNQLLHALSLDGLRRAWLSPDVVFQVIIVGLIWSVSGYYLAIVATGVDQIPPYLYEEAELAGASKVQQFWMITLPLSWESLSVAIVLWIISSMKTFEIVIAFVGSQSVPPVQARTAAVQQYLATTGGTDGNPQLAYASAIGIVLFLLTSVLVILVRRILRRDKVELS; from the coding sequence GTGAGCGATCACAACGACGTCGGACGCCTGGCCCTGCCCTTTCTCGCCCCCGCCGTGATCTTCATGACCGTGACGCTCGCCATACCGTCGGTGTTCACTCTGGTCGTCTCGTTCACCTCATGGTCGGGACCTGGGGATGAGCTGTCGTGGGTCGGCTTACGCAACTATGTCGGCCTCTGGTCGTCCAACGCTTTCCGGACGTCTTTTCTCAATACCTTCGTGATGCTGGTGGTCGGCGGACTGGGAGTCTTCCTGGTCGTGTTCGCCTCGTTGATCGGCTTGCGGGCGATGCGCGGGGCGGCGTTCGTTCGCTCGGCGGTCTTCGTGCCGGTGATCATCTCGCCGATCGCAATCGGCGTCGCCTTCGGTTTTCTCCTGAACCCGAATGGAGGAGTGAACCAGCTGTTGCACGCGCTGTCCTTGGACGGATTGCGTCGGGCATGGTTGTCGCCCGACGTCGTCTTCCAGGTGATCATCGTCGGCTTGATCTGGAGTGTGAGCGGGTACTACCTCGCGATCGTCGCGACGGGTGTCGATCAGATTCCTCCGTATCTGTATGAAGAGGCGGAGCTGGCGGGTGCCAGCAAAGTGCAGCAGTTCTGGATGATCACGCTGCCGTTGAGCTGGGAGTCGCTGTCGGTGGCGATCGTGCTCTGGATCATCAGCAGCATGAAGACCTTCGAGATCGTGATCGCTTTCGTCGGGTCTCAGAGCGTCCCGCCTGTGCAAGCCAGGACTGCCGCGGTGCAGCAGTACCTCGCGACGACTGGTGGCACCGATGGCAACCCCCAGCTCGCGTACGCCTCGGCGATCGGCATCGTGCTCTTCCTGCTGACCTCGGTGCTCGTGATTCTCGTGCGCCGTATCCTCCGTCGAGACAAGGTGGAACTCTCGTGA
- a CDS encoding MurR/RpiR family transcriptional regulator: MPVLRPEIGALTRVRSAMTSLGPSEARVAAVVLEHPEDVVEWSTAELAQAAGTSTATVIRACQSAGFRGFQHLRLELARAAPLLPRGADEAHEERTFDDAIDALRLAQESVAPDALERAADALRTARRIVLVGNGFSGPPLQDLAMRISTLGRPVEAPVDPLAQQFAVNSLAHGDLCLALSYSGANVQTLRACTAASERGATVAVVTSYARSPIGRSADIVIATGAAAAAHDIDPYLARLGHTVVLHALHAALARGGGAVSVASMRHVVADALSED; the protein is encoded by the coding sequence ATGCCCGTGTTGCGTCCCGAGATCGGCGCGCTGACGCGCGTGCGATCCGCCATGACGAGCCTGGGGCCGAGCGAAGCCCGCGTCGCGGCCGTCGTGCTGGAGCATCCGGAGGATGTCGTCGAATGGTCGACGGCGGAGCTCGCCCAGGCGGCGGGAACCTCGACGGCGACGGTGATCCGTGCCTGCCAGAGTGCGGGATTCCGCGGGTTCCAGCACCTGCGCCTGGAGCTCGCGCGCGCCGCACCGCTGCTGCCGCGCGGTGCGGACGAGGCGCATGAGGAGCGCACCTTCGACGACGCGATCGATGCGCTGCGTCTCGCGCAGGAGAGCGTCGCCCCCGATGCGCTGGAGAGGGCAGCGGATGCTCTGCGGACGGCCCGTCGGATCGTGCTCGTCGGCAACGGATTCTCGGGGCCGCCTCTGCAGGATCTCGCGATGCGGATCAGCACGCTGGGCCGACCGGTCGAGGCTCCGGTCGATCCGCTCGCCCAGCAGTTCGCCGTCAACTCCCTCGCGCACGGTGACCTCTGTCTCGCGCTCAGCTACTCGGGGGCGAATGTTCAGACGCTCCGGGCCTGCACGGCGGCATCCGAACGGGGAGCCACCGTCGCGGTGGTCACGAGCTACGCGCGCTCCCCGATCGGCCGCAGCGCCGACATCGTGATCGCCACCGGTGCTGCCGCCGCCGCGCACGATATCGATCCCTATCTCGCTCGTCTCGGTCACACCGTGGTCCTACATGCCCTGCATGCGGCTCTCGCGCGCGGCGGCGGTGCGGTCAGCGTGGCGAGCATGCGACATGTCGTCGCCGACGCGCTCAGCGAGGACTGA